Proteins from one Xenorhabdus griffiniae genomic window:
- a CDS encoding MFS transporter, which translates to MNKRYVNLILLFICQGLNGSIISLLTLTSTLVGNTLSPIDYLSTLPITATVCGAALMVYYASMLMEMYGRKVAFIIGNVIGLIGSGLAGISIIYQSFILFILGVFILGCSTVFNQYYRFASAEIFDDELNKKRATSIIIGGGILGGVLGPFLAMKGEYIFPDYHFLGTFLLTSIVCLVVIVIQLFVYVPVELKKEIIDTHPNTNDKKEDLTDLLKSRLFFLATSSCAIGFSLMTLLMNSTPLAMLHAEFAVEDSAFVLQWHFFAMYAPALILPFLVSRLKTTNIILFGSLFFIIGMFIAIFVDGFHGFLFSLFFVGLGWAFMFNGGTFLLNGFVNSKFKHKLQGMNSLIVYLSNMISSLSVGIVMSYSGGWNILNYIGIILIFIYTIVFFIKSQKLSNE; encoded by the coding sequence ATGAATAAAAGATATGTAAATTTAATACTTCTTTTCATATGTCAGGGGCTTAATGGTTCAATTATTTCCCTGCTAACATTAACATCAACATTAGTTGGTAATACATTATCTCCCATTGATTATTTATCTACATTACCAATAACTGCAACAGTTTGTGGTGCTGCTTTAATGGTTTATTATGCTTCAATGCTAATGGAAATGTATGGAAGAAAAGTTGCTTTTATTATAGGTAATGTAATAGGGTTAATTGGTAGTGGATTAGCGGGTATATCTATTATTTACCAATCATTTATTCTTTTTATACTGGGTGTGTTCATATTAGGGTGCTCAACTGTATTTAATCAATATTACAGATTTGCTTCAGCTGAAATATTTGATGACGAATTAAATAAAAAAAGAGCTACGTCGATTATTATTGGTGGTGGTATTTTGGGAGGAGTATTGGGTCCTTTTTTAGCTATGAAAGGTGAATATATATTTCCTGATTACCACTTTTTGGGAACATTCTTATTAACATCTATAGTATGTCTTGTTGTAATTGTTATTCAATTATTTGTATATGTACCTGTGGAATTAAAAAAAGAAATAATTGATACACATCCTAACACTAATGATAAAAAAGAAGACCTCACTGATTTATTAAAATCAAGACTGTTTTTTTTGGCAACAAGTAGCTGTGCTATAGGATTTTCCTTGATGACGTTATTGATGAACTCTACGCCTTTAGCTATGTTACATGCTGAATTTGCAGTAGAAGATAGTGCATTTGTTTTACAGTGGCATTTCTTCGCTATGTATGCTCCAGCATTAATACTTCCATTTCTTGTCAGTAGACTAAAAACAACAAATATAATCTTATTTGGATCTTTGTTTTTTATAATTGGAATGTTTATAGCTATTTTTGTAGATGGATTTCATGGTTTTCTATTTTCATTGTTTTTTGTTGGGTTAGGATGGGCATTTATGTTTAATGGTGGAACATTTCTGCTTAATGGATTTGTAAACAGTAAATTTAAACATAAATTACAGGGGATGAACTCATTAATAGTTTATCTATCTAATATGATTTCATCATTATCTGTAGGGATCGTGATGAGTTATTCAGGTGGATGGAATATTTTAAATTATATTGGTATTATATTGATTTTTATATACACAATTGTTTTTTTCATAAAAAGTCAAAAATTATCGAATGAGTAA
- the erpA gene encoding iron-sulfur cluster insertion protein ErpA, which produces MSDDAALPLQFTDAAANKVKVLVADEDNPNLRLRVYITGGGCSGFQYGFTFDDQINEGDMTIQKQGVELVVDPMSLQYLIGACVDYTEGLEGSRFIVANPNAKTTCGCGSSFSV; this is translated from the coding sequence ATGAGCGATGATGCTGCATTGCCTTTGCAGTTTACTGATGCCGCGGCCAACAAAGTCAAAGTGCTGGTTGCTGATGAAGATAACCCGAACCTGCGCCTGCGGGTTTACATTACAGGTGGTGGTTGTAGCGGTTTCCAGTATGGGTTCACTTTCGATGACCAAATTAACGAAGGTGATATGACGATTCAGAAGCAAGGGGTTGAATTGGTTGTTGACCCCATGAGTCTGCAATATTTGATAGGCGCTTGTGTGGATTATACCGAAGGGTTGGAAGGTTCCCGTTTTATTGTTGCCAATCCGAATGCAAAAACCACTTGTGGTTGCGGTTCTTCTTTCAGTGTCTAG
- the hemL gene encoding glutamate-1-semialdehyde 2,1-aminomutase codes for MSQSETLYSQAKQVIPGGVNSPVRAFNGVGGTPVFIQRANGAYLYDVDGNAYIDYVGSWGPMVLGHNHPAIRNAVIEAAERGLSFGAPTAAEVEMAKRVTELVPSMDMVRMVNSGTEATMSAIRLARGYTQRDKIIKFEGCYHGHADCLLVKAGSGALTIGQPNSPGVPADFAKHTLTCVYNDLNSVREAFEKYPAEIACIIVEPVAGNMNCIPPLPEFLPGLRKLCDEFGALLIIDEVMTGFRVALGGAQEYYDVKPDLTSLGKIIGGGMPVGAFGGRLEIMEKLAPTGPVYQAGTLSGNPIAMAAGLACLKEVAQVGVHQRLGELTDKLAAGLKHAASAAGIPLVVNHVGGMFGIFFTDAESVTCYQDVMKCDVERFKQFFHLMLDEGIYLAPSAFEAGFMSIAHSDEDIQRTVDAAARCFAKLQ; via the coding sequence ATGAGCCAGTCCGAAACGCTTTACTCTCAGGCAAAACAGGTGATCCCCGGTGGAGTCAATTCACCAGTACGCGCTTTTAACGGTGTTGGTGGGACACCCGTCTTTATTCAACGTGCGAATGGGGCTTACCTTTATGATGTTGATGGTAATGCCTATATCGATTATGTCGGTTCATGGGGACCAATGGTTCTTGGGCATAATCACCCTGCTATCCGCAATGCCGTCATTGAGGCCGCAGAACGTGGTTTGAGTTTTGGCGCTCCTACCGCGGCCGAAGTGGAAATGGCAAAACGAGTCACTGAACTGGTGCCTTCTATGGATATGGTGCGTATGGTGAACTCCGGAACAGAAGCCACTATGAGTGCCATTCGTCTGGCTCGTGGTTATACCCAACGTGATAAAATCATCAAATTCGAAGGTTGCTACCACGGCCATGCTGATTGCTTGCTGGTAAAAGCCGGCTCAGGTGCCCTGACGATTGGTCAGCCCAACTCTCCAGGTGTGCCCGCTGACTTCGCTAAACACACCCTGACTTGTGTTTACAATGACCTAAATTCTGTCCGTGAAGCCTTCGAAAAATATCCAGCAGAAATCGCCTGTATTATCGTCGAACCCGTCGCGGGCAATATGAACTGCATTCCACCGCTACCAGAATTCCTGCCGGGCCTGCGTAAGCTGTGTGATGAATTTGGCGCCCTGCTCATTATTGACGAAGTGATGACTGGTTTTCGTGTTGCACTGGGTGGCGCACAAGAATATTACGATGTTAAGCCAGATTTGACATCCCTTGGAAAAATCATCGGTGGCGGTATGCCTGTGGGGGCTTTTGGTGGCCGTCTGGAAATCATGGAAAAATTAGCACCAACTGGCCCTGTTTATCAGGCGGGCACCCTTTCTGGTAATCCAATCGCAATGGCTGCCGGTCTTGCTTGCCTGAAAGAAGTAGCCCAAGTTGGTGTTCATCAGCGTTTAGGGGAACTGACCGACAAACTGGCGGCGGGTTTAAAACATGCCGCATCAGCAGCCGGCATCCCTCTGGTTGTTAACCACGTTGGCGGTATGTTCGGTATTTTCTTTACCGATGCGGAAAGCGTTACCTGTTATCAGGATGTCATGAAGTGCGATGTGGAACGTTTCAAGCAATTCTTCCACTTGATGCTGGATGAAGGTATCTATCTGGCTCCTTCAGCGTTTGAAGCCGGTTTTATGTCCATCGCTCATTCAGATGAAGATATTCAACGCACTGTTGATGCGGCAGCACGTTGTTTTGCAAAACTACAATAA
- a CDS encoding sulfite exporter TauE/SafE family protein, with translation MNILILSLLFITAALLHGISGIGFPIASTTALSLFMPLKEAVVLALWPTLLVNILSVISGGKIGEILYKYGLLAFFSLTGSVIGAKLLFLINPAYLQLLLSGVIAFYIVSSTRSSHFHLPENPVILSLFGLAAGIIGGATNAMSPILIMCLLAMSSDRHEIARAANLCFLLGKISQLVVLRQEAFELFSSAYLWPILILTALSLLSLFIGTRLRSRISQHHFRWLMLILLGVLAVMSAIQAIRALV, from the coding sequence TTGAATATCCTTATCTTATCCTTACTCTTTATTACTGCTGCATTATTGCATGGTATCAGCGGGATTGGTTTTCCGATAGCCAGTACGACAGCGTTAAGCCTATTTATGCCATTAAAAGAGGCGGTGGTATTAGCTTTATGGCCGACTTTATTGGTGAATATCTTAAGCGTTATTTCAGGTGGAAAGATTGGTGAGATACTCTATAAATATGGCTTATTGGCATTTTTCTCATTAACTGGCAGTGTTATTGGCGCGAAACTTTTATTCTTAATTAATCCTGCCTACTTGCAATTATTATTGAGTGGTGTCATTGCATTTTATATTGTCAGCAGCACTCGTAGCAGTCATTTTCATTTACCGGAAAATCCAGTCATTTTGTCGCTGTTTGGTTTAGCCGCTGGGATTATTGGCGGGGCAACCAATGCGATGTCTCCTATCCTGATTATGTGCCTATTAGCAATGAGCAGCGATCGCCATGAAATTGCACGGGCCGCCAATTTGTGCTTTTTACTTGGCAAGATCAGTCAGTTAGTGGTGTTACGCCAGGAAGCGTTCGAATTGTTTTCTTCGGCGTATTTATGGCCGATACTCATATTAACGGCCTTATCTCTGCTTTCTCTCTTTATTGGTACACGCCTAAGATCGCGTATCAGCCAACACCATTTTCGCTGGTTAATGCTGATATTACTTGGTGTGTTGGCGGTAATGTCAGCGATTCAGGCAATACGGGCTTTGGTGTGA